In Methanocellales archaeon, a single window of DNA contains:
- a CDS encoding BglII/BstYI family type II restriction endonuclease translates to MEIIAEFSFKNGKEFIGKNHKAELKEIKKIISSVDASLLKTKISKEKTMNGKALYSPKELNKVFDMLFKERGWKTTRISVETEIPEIGQIHKGFREMDAVKNKLGVEVQFGKYAFMVYNVCAKMTIFAKQEIIDSGVEIVPMLSLAREMSSGVSYFEQMKTDLECRGESNIDIPTLILGVDVTKSKTVQK, encoded by the coding sequence ATGGAGATCATTGCAGAATTTTCTTTTAAAAATGGGAAAGAATTCATAGGAAAAAATCATAAAGCCGAACTCAAAGAGATTAAAAAGATTATATCTTCTGTTGACGCCTCCCTCCTTAAAACAAAGATTAGCAAGGAAAAAACAATGAATGGCAAGGCTCTATATTCTCCTAAAGAATTGAACAAAGTATTCGATATGTTGTTTAAAGAGAGGGGGTGGAAAACTACTAGGATTAGTGTTGAAACAGAAATTCCTGAAATAGGGCAAATTCATAAGGGCTTTAGAGAGATGGATGCAGTTAAAAATAAGCTAGGTGTAGAAGTTCAATTTGGAAAGTACGCATTTATGGTTTACAATGTATGTGCAAAAATGACGATTTTTGCTAAGCAAGAAATCATCGATTCTGGTGTGGAAATAGTTCCCATGTTAAGCCTCGCAAGAGAGATGTCTTCTGGCGTATCATATTTTGAGCAGATGAAAACAGATTTGGAATGTAGAGGAGAGAGCAATATAGATATACCTACCTTAATTTTAGGCGTAGATGTTACTAAATCTAAAACTGTTCAAAAATAA
- a CDS encoding site-specific DNA-methyltransferase, translating into MNKKLNVVFKEEYVKDYDVLLANNDTLKFLNTIPEDEKIKLIVTSPPYNIGKIYEKRQKFEDYLNWQKEVIGRCKQILSDNGSICWEIGNYIENGEVFPLDAYFYDIFKDLNMKMRNRIIWRFGHGLHASKRFSGRYETIMWFTKNDNYTFNLDAVRIPIKYPGKRYYKGKNKGLPSCNPLGKNPSDIWDVMIRDWDGEVWDIPNVKSNHPEKTIHPCQFPIELIERLVLALTNEGDIVLDPFVGVGSTILAAVIHNRRAVGVDYSEEYLKIAMCRIKEYEKGKLKKRPFGKPVYRPKGTEKVARPPEEWKMKKINEF; encoded by the coding sequence ATGAATAAAAAACTGAACGTTGTCTTTAAAGAAGAATATGTAAAGGATTACGATGTACTCCTCGCAAACAACGATACTTTGAAGTTTCTAAACACGATCCCAGAAGATGAAAAGATTAAGCTCATAGTCACTTCGCCTCCTTATAATATAGGGAAGATCTATGAGAAAAGGCAAAAATTTGAAGATTATCTGAATTGGCAAAAAGAGGTCATTGGAAGATGTAAACAAATATTAAGTGATAACGGAAGTATATGCTGGGAGATAGGAAATTATATAGAAAATGGCGAGGTTTTTCCTCTTGACGCATATTTCTATGATATTTTTAAGGATTTGAATATGAAGATGAGAAATCGTATAATATGGCGATTTGGTCATGGTTTACATGCATCTAAACGTTTTTCTGGTAGATATGAGACAATTATGTGGTTTACTAAAAATGATAATTACACCTTTAATCTCGACGCTGTTAGAATACCTATCAAATACCCTGGTAAAAGATATTATAAAGGGAAAAATAAGGGCTTACCATCATGTAATCCTTTAGGTAAAAATCCTTCTGATATCTGGGATGTTATGATAAGAGATTGGGATGGCGAGGTTTGGGATATACCTAATGTGAAATCTAACCATCCAGAAAAGACTATTCATCCTTGTCAATTCCCTATCGAACTTATAGAGAGGTTAGTTCTTGCTTTAACTAATGAAGGAGATATTGTTCTTGATCCTTTTGTTGGTGTGGGATCAACAATTTTAGCCGCAGTAATTCATAATAGGCGTGCTGTTGGTGTTGATTATTCTGAAGAATATCTAAAAATAGCAATGTGCAGAATAAAAGAATATGAAAAAGGGAAACTTAAAAAACGTCCTTTTGGAAAGCCGGTATACCGACCCAAAGGCACTGAAAAAGTAGCTCGACCTCCAGAGGAGTGGAAAATGAAAAAGATTAATGAATTCTAA
- a CDS encoding radical SAM protein has protein sequence MRALLVHPPCEREIYQRFLGLTAPPTGLAYVAAALEKDNEVKIIDMPAEKKDMAKVKKEIETFKPDMLGVYCATYRVNHANQVVNATKEVDANIRTIMGGPHASLLAEEVLRENPNLDVVVCGEGDITVPELANAWESGELAKVKGIAFRENGRIVRNPPRPLIDDLDGLPYPARHLLPMDKYRLFETFRMATMVSSRGCPYGCHYCSVSAIYGRKWRARSAKNVVDEMEHLCDSYDLDLIMFFDDNFDLDRKRTENICDEITERGLEIPWGYESSILSTDRHHLKKLGEAGCRIISYGIETTSQKSITTMKKDISTWEMKEVMDDSKDMGMLRIANVILGLPGETREDVEESIELMKELSPEYPLFFLPTPYPGTKFHDTAEKMGMIKELDWSKYTTANPIIETQELSLKEVRELNAKAYKDFYLRSSAIKNNLRMLSKFTKEGVIKPRHIPGLAYHQMKTWVWLLRM, from the coding sequence TTGAGGGCCCTGTTAGTCCATCCCCCCTGTGAGAGGGAAATATATCAACGATTTTTGGGACTTACCGCACCACCGACTGGATTGGCCTATGTGGCTGCGGCGTTAGAGAAAGATAATGAAGTCAAGATCATTGACATGCCGGCCGAAAAAAAGGATATGGCAAAGGTCAAAAAGGAGATTGAGACTTTTAAGCCTGATATGCTGGGGGTGTACTGTGCGACCTATCGAGTCAACCATGCCAACCAGGTCGTCAACGCTACAAAAGAGGTTGACGCTAACATTAGAACGATAATGGGAGGCCCGCATGCCTCCCTGCTGGCAGAGGAGGTCTTGAGGGAAAATCCGAACCTCGATGTGGTGGTATGCGGCGAAGGTGACATCACCGTGCCAGAGCTGGCCAATGCCTGGGAGTCGGGAGAGCTGGCCAAGGTGAAAGGAATAGCTTTTCGAGAGAACGGACGCATCGTAAGAAATCCTCCGAGACCATTGATCGATGATCTGGATGGGCTTCCCTATCCTGCAAGGCATTTGTTGCCCATGGATAAGTACAGACTGTTTGAAACCTTCAGGATGGCTACAATGGTCTCAAGCAGGGGATGCCCCTATGGGTGCCATTATTGCAGCGTGTCAGCCATATATGGCAGAAAATGGAGAGCCAGAAGTGCGAAAAATGTCGTGGATGAGATGGAGCATTTGTGCGACAGCTATGACCTCGACCTGATCATGTTCTTTGACGACAACTTCGATCTGGACAGGAAAAGAACCGAGAATATATGCGATGAAATAACGGAAAGGGGGCTGGAGATTCCCTGGGGCTATGAGAGCTCGATCCTGAGCACCGACAGACACCACCTGAAAAAATTGGGAGAGGCGGGATGCAGGATAATCTCATACGGCATAGAGACCACCTCTCAAAAGTCGATCACGACCATGAAGAAGGACATCAGCACCTGGGAGATGAAAGAGGTCATGGATGATTCAAAAGACATGGGCATGCTGAGGATAGCCAACGTCATATTGGGTCTGCCGGGAGAGACGAGAGAGGATGTAGAAGAGAGCATAGAGCTGATGAAAGAGTTAAGCCCGGAATATCCGCTGTTTTTCCTGCCCACACCATACCCAGGAACGAAGTTTCATGACACCGCAGAAAAAATGGGAATGATCAAAGAGCTGGACTGGAGCAAGTACACCACAGCCAACCCGATCATAGAGACGCAAGAGCTCTCACTAAAGGAAGTGAGAGAGCTGAACGCAAAAGCCTACAAGGATTTTTATCTGAGGTCAAGTGCGATAAAAAACAATCTCAGGATGTTATCCAAGTTCACAAAAGAAGGGGTGATAAAGCCAAGGCATATCCCAGGTTTGGCATATCACCAGATGAAGACATGGGTGTGGCTTTTGAGAATGTGA
- a CDS encoding DUF1786 domain-containing protein, producing MQILAIDVGVGTQDLLLYDSDERIENCIKMVLPTQTKIVAKKIAETTHEGKDIFLTGGTMGGGPSTKAVKDHIGAGLNVYATESAALTLYDNLQKVKDLGVKIVDEAPKNVTRIETRDVDIDAIKRILSMFDVEVPKKVAIAVQDHGYSPRMSNRIFRFQHIKKFMEMGGNLSSFVYVYKDNLPPYLTRMEAVAKSLRGYDVALTDTGIAAIWGALTDPPIMEKDPVILINVGNGHTLGALMSGKTIAGLFEHHTHCMNAEKLDEYIVKLGEGTLTFDEIFDDGGHGCFINDAPGFDEVELIAVTGPRRSMARDSKLDLYFAAPHGDMMMTGCFGLVEAYKHKFGGC from the coding sequence ATGCAAATATTAGCCATAGATGTGGGTGTCGGAACACAGGACCTTCTGCTTTATGATAGCGACGAGAGGATTGAAAACTGCATAAAGATGGTGCTGCCCACACAGACAAAAATCGTCGCCAAAAAGATCGCTGAGACGACTCATGAGGGTAAAGACATATTCTTGACCGGGGGAACCATGGGAGGCGGGCCAAGCACAAAAGCTGTCAAAGACCACATAGGGGCTGGTCTCAATGTGTATGCCACCGAATCTGCTGCCCTGACACTGTATGACAATCTGCAGAAGGTGAAAGACCTTGGCGTCAAGATTGTAGACGAGGCCCCCAAAAATGTGACACGCATCGAAACCAGGGATGTGGATATCGACGCAATCAAGCGTATATTATCCATGTTTGACGTCGAAGTCCCTAAAAAAGTCGCTATAGCCGTCCAAGACCACGGCTATTCGCCCAGAATGAGCAACCGCATTTTCAGATTCCAACACATCAAAAAGTTCATGGAGATGGGCGGGAACCTTTCATCTTTTGTCTATGTCTATAAAGATAACCTGCCTCCGTACCTAACCAGGATGGAGGCTGTGGCAAAGAGCTTAAGAGGCTATGATGTGGCTCTGACTGATACGGGGATAGCTGCAATTTGGGGTGCATTGACCGATCCTCCCATAATGGAAAAAGATCCTGTAATATTGATAAACGTCGGAAACGGTCACACGTTAGGAGCGTTGATGAGCGGCAAGACCATTGCAGGACTGTTTGAGCACCATACCCACTGCATGAACGCGGAAAAACTGGATGAATATATTGTAAAATTGGGGGAGGGGACGCTCACTTTCGATGAGATTTTTGATGACGGGGGTCATGGCTGTTTCATAAATGATGCCCCAGGTTTTGATGAGGTGGAGTTGATCGCAGTTACGGGTCCGAGGAGGTCCATGGCACGTGATTCAAAACTGGACCTCTATTTTGCAGCCCCGCATGGGGATATGATGATGACAGGGTGCTTTGGACTGGTCGAGGCTTATAAACACAAGTTTGGGGGATGCTGA
- the ahbD gene encoding heme b synthase gives MIKMVPFLPRLIAWELTGACNLKCVHCRASATKERDESELSTEEAKHLIDDITKFADPILILSGGEPLLREDVYEIAAYGTDKGMRVVLATNGTLLTPEIAAKLKKAGVQRISISLDGASAKAHDDFRGTLGAFEGALRGINALKEAHLSFQINTTVTKRNMGEIPKILDLSLELGADALHIFLFVPVGRGKAIEGDEILPEEYERVLSWLCDMQGKVQLQLKATCAPHYFRIMHQRSRRAEKASGLSMMTRGCLAGTGFCFISKIGEVYPCGYLPVLAGSIREQSFEQIWHQSRVFKNLRDFNTLKGKCGICEFKRVCGGCRARAYAATGDYMAEEPCCIYQPRNLL, from the coding sequence ATGATCAAAATGGTCCCATTTTTGCCAAGGTTAATTGCATGGGAGCTCACTGGCGCTTGTAATCTGAAATGTGTACATTGTAGAGCCTCTGCTACAAAAGAGCGTGACGAGAGTGAGCTCTCTACAGAGGAGGCAAAGCACCTCATCGATGATATAACGAAATTTGCCGATCCGATATTGATTCTCAGTGGCGGTGAACCGTTGCTCAGGGAAGACGTATATGAGATTGCGGCGTATGGAACTGATAAGGGGATGCGAGTGGTCCTAGCGACAAATGGGACGCTTCTCACCCCAGAAATAGCTGCCAAATTGAAAAAGGCAGGAGTGCAGCGTATTAGCATCAGTTTAGATGGGGCAAGTGCTAAGGCGCATGATGACTTTAGGGGCACGCTTGGTGCGTTCGAAGGCGCATTAAGGGGCATAAATGCGCTCAAAGAGGCACATCTAAGTTTTCAGATCAATACGACCGTTACAAAGCGTAATATGGGGGAAATACCAAAGATTTTGGACTTATCCTTGGAGCTGGGGGCGGATGCCTTGCACATCTTTTTGTTTGTACCCGTTGGCAGGGGAAAGGCTATCGAGGGAGATGAAATCCTGCCAGAGGAATATGAGCGCGTGTTAAGCTGGCTCTGTGACATGCAAGGGAAAGTACAGCTACAGCTAAAAGCCACATGCGCTCCACACTACTTCAGGATCATGCATCAAAGGTCGAGGAGAGCAGAAAAGGCAAGTGGGCTTTCGATGATGACCAGAGGGTGTCTAGCTGGCACCGGATTCTGCTTCATCTCGAAAATAGGCGAGGTATACCCCTGTGGTTACTTACCTGTACTAGCGGGAAGTATCAGGGAGCAATCGTTCGAACAAATTTGGCATCAATCAAGAGTTTTTAAAAACCTGAGGGACTTTAACACATTAAAGGGCAAATGCGGCATCTGTGAATTCAAAAGGGTTTGTGGCGGTTGTAGAGCAAGGGCGTATGCTGCCACTGGTGATTATATGGCAGAGGAGCCGTGCTGTATATATCAACCGAGGAATTTGCTATGA
- a CDS encoding AsnC family transcriptional regulator has protein sequence MRLDALDKSLLNMLQDELPLVSQPFEELGKRLGISEEDAISRVKRLLEEGAIRRLGPIIDIKKLGGISTLVAMSVPFEKIDATAAIINEYPEVTHNYLRSHRYNVWFTISARSKKRLEEILGEIKKLGYETIDLPATKMFKIRVKFDMK, from the coding sequence ATGAGGCTTGATGCCCTCGATAAGAGTCTCCTGAATATGTTGCAAGATGAATTACCGCTCGTATCTCAACCTTTCGAGGAGTTGGGCAAGAGACTTGGAATCAGCGAAGAAGACGCCATATCGCGTGTCAAAAGACTTCTGGAAGAAGGTGCAATCAGACGCCTAGGGCCCATCATCGATATAAAAAAATTGGGTGGTATTAGCACTTTAGTGGCGATGAGCGTGCCCTTCGAAAAGATAGATGCAACAGCAGCCATAATCAATGAATATCCAGAGGTAACGCATAACTATCTGCGCTCCCACAGATACAATGTCTGGTTTACCATCTCTGCACGTAGCAAAAAGAGGTTGGAAGAGATACTAGGGGAAATAAAAAAGCTTGGCTACGAGACCATCGATCTTCCTGCAACAAAAATGTTCAAGATAAGGGTAAAATTCGATATGAAGTGA
- a CDS encoding AsnC family transcriptional regulator — translation MDDMDVKLLKLTQDGIPLIPTPFAEIATSLGISEEEVTTRLKKLRDTGIIHRFGASIAHRRVGIVANAMCVWAVPSERVDEVGGIIASFDEVTHCYERLRSNKWGYNVFAMVHGHDKEECKAIAERIAEATGIYDYEMLFSERELKKVGLQIE, via the coding sequence ATGGACGATATGGATGTAAAATTGCTCAAGCTCACGCAAGATGGAATTCCACTAATACCCACGCCATTTGCTGAGATAGCTACGTCCCTAGGGATTTCGGAGGAAGAGGTCACAACCAGACTTAAAAAATTGAGGGATACGGGCATCATCCATAGGTTTGGCGCATCCATTGCGCATAGGAGAGTTGGCATTGTTGCAAACGCGATGTGCGTTTGGGCTGTGCCTTCAGAAAGGGTGGATGAAGTAGGAGGGATCATCGCATCTTTCGATGAGGTTACGCATTGCTATGAACGTTTGCGATCCAATAAATGGGGATACAATGTATTTGCGATGGTGCATGGACATGATAAAGAGGAATGCAAGGCCATAGCAGAGCGCATAGCTGAGGCGACTGGCATATATGATTATGAGATGTTGTTTAGCGAACGAGAGCTCAAAAAGGTGGGACTTCAAATTGAGTAA
- a CDS encoding bifunctional precorrin-2 dehydrogenase/sirohydrochlorin ferrochelatase: MSKLLPLVIDLESKKIVIFGGGLVGERKAKLFQGADLTVVSKDFTSTLCKLKDEGYIKLIESDLGNIKIESLIKDAFMVVPATDDLALNSKITAMAKKHKILVNSVDRVDDVIIPSVLKRGDITIGISTLGKSPAMSKLIRKKVEHIIDEKYADMVKLQCEIRALLKQQVKDHKLRKRILLSILFDEEIWQSMGDYDKARDLAISKWIDRA; this comes from the coding sequence TTGAGTAAGCTGCTTCCATTGGTCATCGATCTCGAGAGCAAAAAAATCGTCATATTTGGCGGTGGGCTTGTGGGTGAGAGAAAGGCGAAGCTGTTCCAAGGTGCAGATCTTACAGTGGTAAGCAAGGATTTTACTTCAACGCTATGCAAATTAAAAGATGAAGGATATATCAAATTGATTGAGAGCGATCTTGGAAACATAAAAATTGAGTCCCTCATCAAGGATGCATTTATGGTAGTTCCTGCTACCGACGACTTGGCGTTGAACTCGAAGATCACAGCGATGGCAAAGAAGCACAAGATACTGGTGAACTCTGTGGATAGAGTGGATGACGTCATCATTCCCTCTGTCCTCAAGCGAGGAGATATTACGATCGGCATCTCCACATTGGGTAAAAGCCCTGCAATGTCAAAGCTCATCAGAAAGAAAGTAGAGCACATCATAGATGAGAAATATGCAGATATGGTCAAGCTCCAGTGCGAGATTAGGGCGCTATTGAAGCAGCAAGTCAAGGACCATAAGCTCAGAAAAAGAATTCTATTGAGTATCCTATTCGATGAGGAGATATGGCAGAGCATGGGCGACTATGATAAAGCTCGCGACTTAGCAATATCCAAATGGATTGATAGGGCTTGA
- the hemA gene encoding glutamyl-tRNA reductase gives MPEIFSMAITHEWASIGDIERARAENLEDTLKEIHSLSGIDECITLQTCNRVEIYINSSNGNLSLREYLKQKSIPENIIRFYDREESLRHLLRLATGLESMIIGENQILGQIKDAFSLAKKVGTVGKNLGMAFSKSISVGKRARTESNINVGAVSIGSTAVELAEQILGDLEDKTVTVIGAGEMGSLVARALSQRNLHSIFVSSRMHENALELARELGGKAIHFEEIMEYLPQSDVVISATAAPHFIITTKMMREAALDKKILIIDIATPRDIEESVAEIPNIELHNIDSLRIIRDKNLEKRKAEAIKVERIIEEELELLEKHYKRQRADEVVSSLYSQFEMIRVQEQKRAINRLRSIRELDEDQIEIVDDLTASLVKKMLAQPTKRLREEAENGKEDFLRSVSKLFRL, from the coding sequence ATGCCAGAAATATTCAGCATGGCAATCACTCATGAATGGGCGAGCATAGGAGATATTGAGCGTGCAAGAGCAGAAAATCTTGAGGATACGCTGAAGGAGATACACTCTCTTAGTGGCATCGATGAATGCATAACACTTCAAACGTGTAATAGAGTCGAAATCTATATCAACTCTTCTAATGGCAATCTGTCGCTTAGAGAATATCTCAAACAAAAAAGCATCCCAGAAAACATCATCAGATTCTATGACCGTGAGGAGTCGCTTCGACACCTGCTTAGGCTTGCAACAGGTCTTGAGTCAATGATCATCGGCGAGAATCAGATCCTTGGGCAAATCAAGGATGCGTTCAGTCTAGCAAAAAAGGTTGGCACGGTTGGCAAAAATCTGGGTATGGCTTTCAGCAAGTCCATCAGCGTTGGCAAAAGGGCAAGGACGGAAAGCAACATCAATGTAGGGGCAGTTTCCATAGGTTCCACTGCCGTTGAATTGGCTGAGCAGATTCTTGGCGATTTAGAAGATAAAACGGTCACGGTCATCGGTGCGGGTGAGATGGGCTCTTTGGTGGCAAGAGCACTATCGCAGAGAAATCTTCATTCGATCTTCGTCTCGAGTCGAATGCATGAGAATGCGTTGGAGTTAGCCAGAGAATTGGGCGGTAAGGCCATACATTTTGAGGAGATCATGGAATACCTCCCTCAATCGGATGTTGTCATTAGCGCAACCGCAGCTCCACATTTCATCATCACGACAAAAATGATGCGAGAGGCTGCCTTGGATAAAAAGATACTTATCATAGACATCGCAACCCCTAGGGACATAGAGGAGTCCGTGGCAGAGATTCCAAACATTGAGTTGCATAATATTGACTCTCTGAGAATCATAAGGGACAAAAATCTGGAAAAAAGGAAAGCTGAAGCTATAAAGGTCGAAAGGATCATCGAGGAAGAACTCGAATTGTTGGAAAAACACTACAAGCGGCAAAGAGCCGATGAAGTCGTCTCATCATTATATTCTCAGTTTGAGATGATCAGAGTCCAAGAGCAGAAGAGGGCAATCAATAGGCTGAGATCTATCAGAGAGTTGGACGAGGACCAAATTGAGATCGTAGATGATTTGACTGCCTCGCTGGTCAAAAAGATGCTTGCCCAGCCAACTAAAAGACTTAGAGAAGAGGCAGAAAACGGAAAAGAGGACTTTCTGCGATCCGTCTCCAAATTGTTCAGGCTGTGA
- the hemB gene encoding porphobilinogen synthase — MFPDFRMRRLRQTKVRAMVRETALTTRNLIYPLFVDERSTRPVPIKSMPGQFRFPLTGIADEVRAVSDLDIPAVILFGIPSHKDEIGSSAYDPDGIIQRAIRAIKDEVDIVVITDVCLCEYMTHGHCGVVENEKVLNDPTLDILAKTAVSHAEAGADIVAPSGMMDGMVDAIRTALDDDGFSDTIIMSYAVKYASAFYAPFREAAESGYAFGDRATYQMDPANSDEALREVSLDLQEGADIILIKPALPYLDIIYRVKAEFGVPLAAYNVSGEYAMVKAAAEKGWLDEKTAVMESLLAVRRAGADLILTYFAKEIAEWLR, encoded by the coding sequence ATGTTCCCTGACTTTAGAATGCGACGGTTGCGCCAGACCAAGGTGCGTGCCATGGTAAGAGAGACAGCTCTAACAACGAGAAATCTGATATACCCCCTGTTCGTGGATGAAAGAAGTACTAGGCCAGTGCCGATCAAATCCATGCCTGGGCAGTTTCGTTTCCCCCTAACTGGCATAGCGGATGAAGTTAGGGCTGTATCTGACCTTGACATTCCTGCCGTCATCTTATTTGGCATCCCCTCCCACAAAGATGAAATCGGAAGTTCAGCATATGATCCAGATGGCATTATCCAGAGAGCGATACGAGCGATCAAGGATGAAGTGGATATTGTTGTGATCACAGATGTCTGCCTCTGTGAATACATGACGCACGGACATTGCGGCGTCGTTGAGAATGAAAAAGTCTTGAACGATCCGACGTTGGACATTCTTGCAAAGACTGCAGTCAGTCATGCAGAAGCAGGGGCAGATATCGTAGCTCCAAGTGGTATGATGGATGGAATGGTAGATGCAATAAGAACTGCCTTGGATGATGATGGTTTTTCTGATACGATCATAATGTCCTATGCAGTGAAGTACGCCTCAGCCTTCTACGCTCCCTTCAGGGAGGCAGCCGAATCAGGATATGCGTTTGGCGACAGAGCCACATATCAAATGGACCCTGCCAATTCTGATGAGGCACTGAGAGAAGTGTCATTGGACCTACAAGAGGGTGCAGACATCATACTAATCAAACCAGCACTGCCATATTTAGACATAATATATCGGGTCAAGGCAGAGTTTGGTGTTCCATTAGCGGCTTATAACGTCAGCGGCGAGTATGCAATGGTCAAGGCTGCCGCAGAAAAGGGTTGGCTGGATGAAAAGACGGCTGTTATGGAGTCCCTGTTGGCAGTCAGAAGGGCTGGTGCCGATCTGATCCTAACGTATTTTGCCAAAGAGATTGCGGAGTGGCTCAGATGA
- the hemL gene encoding glutamate-1-semialdehyde 2,1-aminomutase: protein MRSEEFFNEARELLPGGVSSPVRAIKPYPFYTAFARGSKIFDVDGNEYVDYCMAYGPLILGHNPPAVKRTIVRQLDKGWIYGTPIEQEIALAKEIVKYYPSIDMVRFVNTGTEATMGAIRAARGFTGKDKIIKIEGGFHGAHDAVLVKAGSGATSLGTPDSLGIPPDFTKHTLQVPFNDIEAMTDAMDGYHHDIAAVILEPVMGNVGPILPEERYLQEVRTLTKENDIVLIFDEVITGFRLEMGGAQEWYGITPDMTTLGKILGGGFPIGVFGGKKEIMENISPAGKVYQAGTFNGNPVSLTAGLATIDVLHRKKIHQKVNSMGDELRARLRDIVDDHGLDYTVAGVGSIFKIFFGGEVHNYQDAFKCDSKAYLEFFGRMLKSGIFLPPSQFESDFLSSAHSTGDVERTINAYEANLA from the coding sequence ATGAGATCGGAAGAATTCTTCAATGAAGCCAGAGAACTTCTCCCTGGGGGAGTGAGTTCTCCTGTTCGGGCCATAAAGCCGTATCCTTTCTATACTGCTTTTGCGAGGGGCTCAAAGATATTTGATGTGGACGGCAATGAATACGTAGATTATTGTATGGCATATGGCCCTCTGATCCTCGGGCATAATCCTCCTGCTGTGAAGAGGACCATCGTGCGCCAATTGGATAAGGGATGGATCTATGGGACGCCGATTGAGCAAGAGATAGCTCTTGCCAAAGAGATAGTTAAGTATTATCCAAGCATCGACATGGTACGTTTCGTCAACACTGGGACGGAAGCTACCATGGGCGCAATAAGGGCTGCACGTGGCTTTACAGGTAAAGACAAGATCATAAAGATCGAGGGCGGATTTCATGGTGCACATGATGCCGTTCTAGTGAAAGCAGGGTCTGGCGCCACATCTCTGGGAACTCCTGATTCACTGGGCATTCCGCCAGATTTCACAAAACACACGCTACAGGTTCCTTTCAATGATATAGAAGCGATGACCGATGCGATGGATGGATATCACCATGACATAGCTGCAGTCATACTGGAACCTGTGATGGGCAATGTAGGGCCGATTTTACCAGAAGAGAGGTATCTACAAGAGGTGCGCACCTTGACAAAAGAAAACGACATCGTACTCATATTCGACGAGGTCATCACCGGCTTTCGACTGGAGATGGGCGGTGCTCAAGAATGGTATGGCATCACGCCAGACATGACCACGCTGGGTAAGATTCTGGGAGGTGGTTTTCCCATAGGTGTCTTCGGCGGAAAAAAAGAGATCATGGAAAACATATCGCCAGCAGGTAAAGTCTATCAGGCTGGAACCTTCAATGGCAATCCTGTTTCACTTACGGCTGGCTTGGCGACAATAGATGTGCTACATAGAAAAAAAATCCATCAAAAGGTGAATTCGATGGGAGATGAACTACGTGCTAGGTTGCGTGATATCGTAGACGATCATGGACTTGATTATACGGTTGCTGGCGTCGGATCCATCTTCAAGATTTTTTTTGGAGGTGAGGTGCACAACTATCAAGATGCGTTTAAGTGTGACAGTAAAGCCTATCTTGAGTTTTTTGGTCGAATGCTTAAGAGCGGGATATTTCTTCCCCCCTCCCAGTTTGAGAGCGATTTTCTTTCCTCAGCCCATTCAACAGGCGATGTCGAGAGAACGATCAATGCATATGAGGCAAACCTAGCATGA